A window of the Trichoderma asperellum chromosome 4, complete sequence genome harbors these coding sequences:
- a CDS encoding uncharacterized protein (EggNog:ENOG41~TransMembrane:1 (o197-214i)), with protein sequence MPPGSRTFHHKSRNGCSRCKRRRVRCNLQAPSCANCTRRGEVCDYRSLGIDSPPDHIFTHNSHAAYLKRRRHAGVSSRTPPPAGAAPLSTSLAPWTQSSVNAWSVRPASPLGVYKLALNPPSEDEKQLIQKQLVDQEESIEYIQHNMAAIAILLEKTTEPLLPNEDSNRLELAAYQHYTAASRKFRQSVGTINDRNWFSVLVFAISVLIFHFDIHRRAKRGFTDDDFMEPIITLRGAGHIGMELGPWVLESRLINALKKRAEGERPPWDDLAEQAISNLQSINETSSPLQIRGIYRDTLIKLQFWLRLSWCKPRIWLHFVWWPGAVDQEYLDLLTRRDQMALVILIHWCAVMKSAPRKWFMEGWAENVSRPVIPLIGQEWDGVMEWPLSRIRVADGK encoded by the exons ATGCCCCCGGGTTCACGAACATTTCACCACAAGTCGAGGAATGGCTGCAGCCGTTGCAAGAGGCGACGCGTTAGG TGTAATCTGCAAGCGCCAAGTTGTGCCAACTGCACTAGGAGAGGTGAAGTTTGCGACTACCGGTCTCTCGGCATAGACAGCCCACCGGACCACATATTTACGCATAATAGCCATGCTGCATATTTGAAGAGGCGCCGACATGCAGGTGTCTCTTCAAGGACACCACCGCCGGCTGGGGCCGCGCCCTTGTCCACATCTCTAGCTCCCTGGACACAGTCGAGCGTGAATGCTTGGTCTGTAAGACCAGCATCTCCTCTTGGGGTTTATAAGCTGGCATTAAACCCGCCATCAGAGGACGAAAAGCAGCTTATTCAAAAGCAGCTTGTTGATCAGGAAGAGTCCATTGAATACATTCAGCATAACATGGCTGCAATTGCAATACTCCTTGAAAAAACCACTGAGCCATTACTACCTAACGAGGATAGCAACAGGCTTGAACTCGCTGCGTATCAGCACTATACCGCAGCATCCCGCAAATTTCGACAGTCAGTAGGCACCATCAATGATCGCAACTGGTTTAGCGTCCTCGTCTTTGCCATCTCTgtcctcatcttccactTCGACATCCACAGAAGAGCAAAACGTGGGTTCACAGATGATGATTTCATGGAACCCATTATAACCCTACGAGGAGCTGGACATATAGGCATGGAGCTGGGTCCATGGGTGCTAGAGAGCAGGCTAATCAATGCATTAAAAAAACGTGCCGAGGGTGAACGGCCGCCTTGGGATGATCTCGCTGAACAGGCCATCTCGAACCTTCAGTCAATAAACGAGACATCGTCGCCACTCCAAATTCGTGGAATTTATCGAGATACCTTAATTAAGCTACAATTTTGGTTGCGGCTTTCATGGTGTAAGCCGCGAATTTGGCTGCACTTTGTATGGTGGCCAGGGGCTGTCGATCAGGAATATCTGGATCTTCTAACGCGGAGAGACCAAATGGCGTTGGTCATTCTCATCCATTGGTGTGCGGTGATGAAATCTGCGCCTAGAAAGTGGTTTATGGAAGGGTGGGCTGAAAATGTTTCTCGACCGGTGATTCCGCTTATTGGACAAGAGTGGGATGGTGTTATGGAGTGGCCGCTGTCAAGAATAAGAGTGGCTGACGGCAAGTGA
- a CDS encoding uncharacterized protein (EggNog:ENOG41) — MPRKFITQDVKDQNRESQRRSRARRTEVMNDLKKQVEAYQQQGAAASLEMQKVAQAVAFENQRLRNLLNMHGVSQDDIHRYISMPSIPSSFTQASLYGPSSLRCRACGSTAIVAEKLPVSISAKKSCASSSISQEEAIHPQPSTSVRSEATQNRHTDKITIEAAPTALALPRPRSIISHAFEDKSGQKELINKHQSENRASYADKDKDKIRDGESETSLDFETPPSTPQRDPHCASEKTGHIDAMETSCDTAASILVDLHHHADAERARAALGCKGPNSCTVNNIKIFQLLENFS; from the exons ATGCCTCGAAAG TTCATAACACAAGATGTTAAGGACCAAAATCGTGAAAGCCAACGGCGTTCCAGAGCCCGGCGCACCGAAGTGATGAATGATCTAAAGAAGCAGGTGGAAGCCTATCAGCAGCAAGGTGCAGCGGCGTCTTTAGAGATGCAAAAAGTAGCTCAAGCAGTCGCGTTTGAGAACCAGCGCTTGAGAAACTTGCTCAACATGCACGGAGTATCACAAGACGATATCCACCGATACATTTCAATGCCTTCAATTCCTTCATCTTTTACACAGGCCAGTCTATATGGACCTAGTTCCCTCAGATGCAGAGCTTGTGGGAGCACAGCTATTGTGGCAGAAAAACTTCCAGTTTCGATATCGGCAAAGAAATCTTGTGCCAGTTCAAGCATCTCGCAGGAAGAGGCTATTCATCCACAGCCTTCAACTTCCGTGCGATCCGAGGCTACTCAAAATCGCCACACAGATAAGATTACAATAGAGGCCGCTCCAACAGCACTCGCTCTGCCGCGACCAAGATCCATTATCTCCCATGCATTTGAGGATAAGAGCGGTCAAAAAGAGCTAATTAATAAACACCAGTCTGAAAATCGCGCATCTTACgcagacaaagacaaagacaaaattcGCGATGGCGAGAGCGAGACATCCTTGGACTTTGAGACTCCTCCCTCAACGCCTCAGCGCGACCCTCATTGTGCATCTGAGAAGACCGGTCATATTGACGCCATGGAAACGTCTTGCGATACCGCAGCATCCATTCTCGTGGATCTTCACCACCATGCAGATGCTGAACGCGCTCGTGCTGCTCTAGGCTGCAAGGGCCCAAACAGCTGTACTGTCAACAACATCAAGATATTTCAATTACTGGAAAACTTTTCTTGA
- a CDS encoding uncharacterized protein (SECRETED:SignalP(1-19)~EggNog:ENOG41~CAZy:GH92): MQYLPLCFAISSLASYTTAVSSQSASSPGSASQLVNSDYHADAGVLKYVNPLVGTRGYDPNDLGGMIPSVSPPFGMTRWTPQTRENFISQVPYNDRDRRMHGFQATHQPAIWIGENGHVALMPGLGNEIRHQFQHRGLAFRKEDERSTPYVYEVTLDADSVGEFGWNLTEQATSELLGDACPPCPGGANFIPNRDVIEGANGRVRRRDYVFEPEHQYTVQSPSANASDYLAGAPYENSIQVAMSASAHVGHLRVDFQDTQSRQPYFVIQASRLNWTGHVEIDPETQEVSGSNSQRQEYLLGPDKPESFRLYFVSRFSAPFASYGVSRASKLYKEQKYIQDKFVGAYVTFDESVQRVEVRTGVSYVSVEQARRNLDIDIPDGTTFETTVDNVKSAWLERLGRIKISGVNETGADHDPQTIFYTGLFHALQYPSDYSEPTTSSEGGLRRFYSGYTDSVHEANDSYYQSWSIWDTYRAEHSLLTIFAPERVDSMIRSLLRIFDWSGRLPLWNNMIENNEMIATHVDAVIANALIRGFDDFDIQKAWSAVHKDAYVPPENDTDLLYYSREPSTPYECRAGLTSYLEHGWVDNDRWAESASRTLDYAFDDYAAAVVAEHAAHYDYAEELRQRSQNYRKLWNPETEFMQARNANGTWADESWGWTEGDKWIYTLNVMHDVGGLASLFKGGKKAMKARMDEYFAGGHNMHSNEPSHHAPYLYSVIGYPADAARQVRELAWENYNATASGLSGNEDLGQMSAWYVLSALGFYPVNPASDEYVVATPFFDEAQILLPPGPGDGGKEHTLVISAPGAGSEGKAFVKSLKIDGQDINKPLLKHKQIVKAKKIEFEMSSEPTDWGREGTV; the protein is encoded by the coding sequence ATGCAGTACCTACCACTTTGCTTCGCCATCTCTTCTTTAGCCTCATATACGACAGCTGTGTCTTCGCAGTCTGCGTCCTCACCAGGCTCAGCTTCACAGCTCGTAAATAGTGACTATCACGCTGACGCAGGCGTCTTGAAATATGTCAACCCTCTCGTGGGCACCCGGGGCTATGATCCCAACGATCTTGGTGGCATGATCCCCTCTGTGTCTCCGCCATTTGGCATGACGCGATGGACTCCGCAGACGCGTGAAAACTTCATCTCCCAGGTCCCCTACAATGACCGCGACCGCCGCATGCACGGCTTTCAAGCAACTCACCAGCCTGCCATCTGGATAGGCGAAAACGGCCACGTAGCACTGATGCCAGGCCTTGGCAATGAGATCCGTCACCAATTCCAGCATCGAGGGCTGGCATTCAGAAAGGAAGATGAGAGGAGCACGCCTTACGTGTACGAAGTGACGCTTGATGCAGACTCGGTGGGCGAATTCGGATGGAATCTTACCGAACAAGCGACATCAGAGCTTCTCGGAGATGCCTGTCCCCCATGTCCAGGAGGCGCCAATTTTATCCCAAATAGAGACGTGATTGAGGGTGCCAATGGTCGCGTGAGAAGACGGGATTACGTCTTTGAGCCAGAGCACCAATATACCGTGCAAAGCCCATCTGCAAATGCTTCAGATTACCTTGCCGGAGCTCCGTATGAAAACTCGATACAAGTAGCCATGAGTGCATCAGCCCATGTTGGCCATCTTCGCGTTGATTTCCAAGATACCCAGTCACGACAGCCTTATTTTGTTATACAGGCCAGCCGACTCAACTGGACAGGCCATGTCGAAATTGATCCTGAGACTCAAGAGGTATCGGGAAGTAATAGCCAGCGACAAGAATACTTGCTAGGCCCCGACAAGCCGGAATCGTTTAGACTCTACTTTGTTTCACGCTTTTCTGCCCCATTTGCCTCTTACGGAGTTAGCCGTGCTAGCAAGTTGTATAAAGAGCAAAAATACATCCAAGACAAGTTTGTCGGTGCATATGTCACTTTCGATGAGTCGGTTCAGAGAGTCGAGGTGAGGACTGGAGTCTCGTATGTAAGCGTGGAGCAAGCTAGAAGGAATCTGGATATCGACATACCAGATGGGACGACGTTTGAAACGACTGTCGATAACGTCAAGTCGGCCTGGCTAGAAAGACTTGGCCGCATTAAAATCTCTGGAGTCAACGAGACCGGCGCAGACCACGACCCCCAAACTATCTTCTACACAGGTTTATTTCACGCTCTTCAGTATCCGAGCGACTATTCCGAGCCTACCACTTCATCTGAGGGTGGTCTGCGCCGCTTCTATAGTGGCTACACAGACAGCGTTCATGAAGCGAATGATTCATATTACCAGTCGTGGTCGATCTGGGACACATACAGGGCAGAGCACTCTCTTCTTACCATCTTTGCTCCTGAGCGAGTCGATTCTATGATACGCTCTCTTCTACGAATATTTGACTGGTCTGGCCGGCTGCCTCTTTGGAACAATATGATTGAAAATAACGAAATGATCGCAACGCATGTCGACGCTGTGATTGCAAATGCATTAATTAGAGGCTTCGACGATTTCGATATCCAAAAGGCGTGGTCTGCCGTCCATAAAGACGCCTATGTACCCCCGGAGAATGACACCGACTTGCTCTATTACTCTAGAGAACCAAGCACTCCCTACGAATGTCGAGCCGGGCTAACGAGCTACCTCGAGCACGGATGGGTTGACAATGATCGCTGGGCCGAGTCTGCTAGCCGCACGCTCGACTATGCTTTTGATGACTATGCTGCCGCCGTGGTTGCTGAACATGCCGCGCATTACGATTATGCGGAGGAGCTACGACAACGGTCACAAAATTACAGGAAGCTCTGGAACCCAGAAACCGAGTTCATGCAGGCTCGCAACGCAAACGGTACATGGGCAGATGAGTCTTGGGGCTGGACCGAGGGCGACAAATGGATCTACACGTTAAATGTGATGCACGATGTCGGCGGCCTTGCTTCATTGTTCAAAGGCGGCAAGAAAGCCATGAAGGCTCGCATGGATGAATATTTCGCGGGTGGTCATAACATGCACAGTAACGAGCCGTCGCATCACGCTCCTTATTTGTATTCTGTAATCGGGTATCCTGCTGATGCAGCAAGACAAGTCCGTGAGCTTGCGTGGGAGAACTATAACGCAACGGCTTCGGGGCTTAGCGGCAACGAAGATTTGGGGCAAATGAGCGCATGGTACGTCTTGTCGGCGCTGGGGTTCTACCCTGTCAACCCAGCGAGCGACGAGTATGTTGTAGCAACACCATTCTTTGACGAGGCGCAAATTCTACTGCCTCCTGGGCCTGGAGATGGTGGAAAAGAGCATACGCTGGTGATTTCGGCACCTGGAGCGGGCTCTGAGGGGAAAGCGTTTGTGAAGAGTTTGAAGATTGATGGGCAAGACATCAATAAGCCGCTACTGAAGCATAAGCAGATtgtgaaggcgaagaagattgaGTTTGAGATGAGCAGTGAGCCAACAGACTGGGGACGAGAGGGGACGGTGTAG
- a CDS encoding uncharacterized protein (EggNog:ENOG41), with protein sequence MRTLFTAANQYVKMATANLPTTIRAVYQQDPKLTTLKLVQTPIPQPAGPQDHLVKIKGTSPCLGELGWEVSFPDLFPPNRERVPGTEAAGIIATSPPSSPFKPGDEVYFRLHARFPGCLREYTIVHTEELALKPKTLDWAEATATPLSTLTAWQGLFSKGILNKNGISGDADARAHNSKLRVLITGAGGSVGAWAVHFAAAAGAGAVVAQCGSANVEAAKKAGATEIIDYKKQSIAEWAQEDASREVDLVLDCVGGSSLAAGWSAVKENGVLLSVVASPDDLKPESVTKKLAKSTWYLMDCKGDDLKEIADFIDARGLKPQIDSVVEFEDFQAAYDKVEQKKAKGKVVIKVDI encoded by the coding sequence ATGCGAACCCTCTTTACTGCTGCCAACCAATACGTCAAGATGGCCACAGCTAATCTTCCTACTACGATCAGGGCTGTTTATCAGCAAGACCCTAAACTCACAACTTTAAAACTTGTACAAACTCCCATTCCCCAACCTGCTGGTCCTCAAGACCATCTCGTCAAGATCAAAGGCACATCACCATGCCTTGGTGAATTGGGTTGGGAGGTCAGTTTCCCCGACCTCTTCCCCCCAAACCGGGAACGTGTGCCCGGAACTGAAGCTGCTGGTATCATTGCTACTTCGCCACCTTCCAGCCCTTTCAAGCCTGGCGATGAAGTGTACTTTCGACTCCATGCGAGATTTCCAGGATGCTTGCGAGAGTACACAATTGTCCATACAGAGGAGCTGGCACTGAAGCCCAAGACACTGGACTGGGCTGAGGCAACTGCAACGCCATTGAGTACCTTGACCGCATGGCAAGGACTATTTAGCAAGGGAATCTTGAATAAGAATGGAATTAGCGGAGACGCCGACGCCAGAGCCCATAACAGCAAGCTGAGAGTCCTTATCACAGGCGCAGGCGGCAGCGTTGGAGCTTGGGCAGTTCATTTTGCTGCGGCCGCTGGCGCAGGCGCTGTAGTTGCACAGTGCGGTAGTGCAAATGTCGAAGCAGCTAAGAAGGCCGGAGCCACAGAGATTATTGACTATAAGAAGCAATCTATTGCCGAGTGGGCCCAGGAAGATGCCTCTCGTGAGGTGGATCTGGTCCTCGACTGCGTTGGAGGGTCGAGTCTGGCTGCAGGCTGGTCCGCTGTGAAAGAGAATGGTGTCTTGCTAAGTGTTGTTGCTAGTCCAGATGATCTGAAGCCCGAGTCAGTTACAAAGAAGTTAGCAAAGAGCACTTGGTATCTCATGGACTGCAAGGGCGATGACCTGAAAGAGATTGCCGACTTTATTGATGCGCGTGGGCTGAAGCCGCAGATTGACAGCGTGGTTGAGTTTGAGGACTTCCAAGCAGCGTATGACAAAGTTGagcaaaagaaggcaaagggcAAGGTAGTTATCAAGGTCGATATCTAA
- a CDS encoding uncharacterized protein (TransMembrane:10 (i40-59o71-90i111-134o140-162i169-192o204-231i243-266o278-303i315-334o340-361i)), translated as MDTQPEKATVRAEDQEGNNNDIQQKHNFSAFASLGLLDRFLAVWIFLAMAVGIILGNFVPSMSPALEKGTFVGVSIPIAIGLLVMMYPILCKVQYESLHKIFSKKDLWKQIGFSVFINWIIAPFLMLALSWAFLPDKSALRSGLILVGLGRCIAMVLIWNALAGGNNDYCAILVAVNSILQMVLFAPLAIFFIRVISHEDVGSISYSVVATSVAAFLGIPLGAAVITRFTLRFLAGPAWYDRVFIRFASPWSLIGLLYTILVLFAAQGHQVVHQVVSVIRVAAPLIVYFTIVFFTTVSICRMLGFEYQFLVTQSFTAASNNFELAIAVAVATFGPNSDQALASTVGPLIEVPVLLGLVYALRWIAARWGWK; from the exons ATGGATACACAGCCGGAAAAAGCGACAGTTAGAGCAGAAGATCAAGAGGGAAATAACAATGATATACAACAGAAGCACAATTTCTCTGCTTTTGCGTCCCTAGGCCTGTTGGATCGTTTCCTCGCCGTCTGGATTTTTCTAGCCATGGCTGTTGGCATTATCCTTGGCAACTTTGTTCCATCAATGTCACCAGCTTTGGAAAAAGGAACATTTGTTGGTGTATCAATTCCGATAG CTATTGGGCTGTTGGTAATGATGTACCCAATTCTATGCAAGGTCCAGTACGAGTCTTTGCACAAGATCTTTTCTAAGAAAGATTTATGGAAGCAAATAGGCTTCAGTGTTTTCATCAATTGGATCATAGCACCATTTTTGATG CTCGCGCTTTCTTGGGCATTTCTTCCTGATAAAAGCGCACTTCGTAGCGGTTTAATTCTCGTAGGATTAGGAAGATGTATTGCCATG GTCTTGATTTGGAATGCCCTCGCTGGCGGCAACAATGACTATTGCGCCATCCTAGTTGCGGTCAATTCTATTCTTCAGATGGTTCTCTTCGCACCACTTGCTATCTTCTTCATTCGTGTCATCAGCCACGAAGATGTTGGCTCCATATCTTATTCTGTCGTGGCAACCAGTGTGGCTGCTTTTCTAGGCATCCCCCTTGGCGCAGCTGTAATCACAAGATTCACGCTCAGGTTTCTTGCAGGTCCGGCATGGTATGACCGTGTCTTTATTCGCTTTGCCTCTCCCTGGTCGCTCATTGGACTTTTATACACTATTTTGGtcctttttgctgctcaaGGCCACCAGGTAGTGCATCAAGTTGTCTCCGTCATTCGCGTTGCGGCTCCGCTCATTGTATATTTCACCATTGTATTCTTTACCACTGTAAGCATTTGCCGGATGCTGGGTTTCGAATATCAGTTCCTTGTTACGCAGAGCTTTACAGCAGCGAGCAACAACTTCGAGTTGGCTATTGCAGTGGCGGTAGCGACGTTTGGTCCAAATAGTGATCAGGCATTAGCATCCACTGTAGGGCCTCTGATCGAAGTACCGGTATTGCTGGGCTTGGTATATGCTCTTCGATGGATTGCTGCTAGATGGGGCTggaaataa
- a CDS encoding uncharacterized protein (TransMembrane:1 (n6-14c19/20o424-442i)~EggNog:ENOG41~SECRETED:SignalP(1-19)), protein MKPTQLFTLVAVFSPATLACLEHLMQERAPDPSDMVRRQKPAPRLKTAIKNVRVFDGVKLTGPQTVIIDGEYISNDASNIETTVNGNGGVLIPGLIDSHVHISSIAGLEILASYGVTTALNMACRNYTQCAPLRNVDGVASFISAGIPATGPGSQHSKTFNLTAPYLIYPDQNATEIVSYTFGNNSDFYKITAEINGPSQSMQNALVDAVHNLGKLSMTHASDLNAWAQAAMSGTNGIQHIPTNGRINASNILTVRKSSTTWSTPTMNIARYAFSNVELLTFTGHKVGGPDSYQNVYDNVKAIHAAGIPILAGTDAVGLLTPISPSQALRAATIIPAEHHQLTDRGQIAPGMRADLVLLNSNPLVDISNTRDIARVWIGGIEYKVIANSTGLSNPPANFTDDDGPSNSPSSGSGSPNSATASAALSWISFVSLQIGAMFYLFL, encoded by the exons ATGAAACCAACTCAGCTCTTCACTCTCGTCGCAGTGTTCTCACCAGCCACTCTTGCTTGTCTTGAGCATCTGATGCAAGAGCGGGCACCAGACCCTAGTGATATGGTCCGAAGACAAAAGCCTGCGCCAAGACTGAAGACTGCTATCAAAAATGTTCGCGTATTCGATGGTGTCAAGCTCACTGGCCCTCAAACTGTCATCATCGACGGCGAGTATATTAGCAATGACGCGAGCAATATCGAAACTACAGTTAATGGCAACGGAGGTGTCTTGATCCCTGGTTTGATTGATAGCCATGTTCATATATCCAGCATTGCTGGGCTAGAGATTCTGGCTTCTTATGGAGTCACTACAGCCCTCAACATGGCATGTCGAAATTATACCCAATGCGCCCCTCTCCGCAACGTGGACGGTGTAGCCTCGTTCATCTCAGCTGGTATACCAGCTACTGGACCCGGCAGCCAACACTCCAAGACTTTCAATCTTACAGCACCTTACCTCATCTATCCCGACCAAAATGCTACTGAGATCGTATCTTACACCTTTGGCAACAACTCCGACTTTTATAAGATCACGGCTGAGATCAACGGTCCCAGCCAGAGCATGCAGAATGCTCTCGTTGACGCTGTTCACAACCTTGGCAAATTGTCCATGACCCATGCTTCCGATCTCAATGCCTGGGCACAGGCTGCTATGTCGGGCACGAATGGCATCCAGCATATTCCTACAAATGGCCGCATTAACGCGTCCAATATCCTGACGGTTCGCAAATCTTCCACCACTTGGAGCACTCCGACGATGAACATTGCTCGATATGCCTTCTCTAATGTGgaattattaacctttacaGGCCACAAAGTTGGTGGGCCAGACAGCTATCAAAATGTTTACGACAACGTCAAAGCTATTCACGCTGCCGGCATACCCATATTAGCTGGCACAGATGCCGTTGGGCTATTAACGCCAATATCTCCATCCC AAGCTCTCAGGGCAGCCACCATAATCCCTGCTGAGCATCACCAGTTGACAGACCGCGGCCAGATTGCACCTGGTATGCGGGCAGATTTGGTATTACTCAACAGCAACCCGCTGGTCGACATTTCCAACACCAGAGATATTGCAAGGGTCTGGATTGGAGGAATTGAGTACAAGGTTATTGCTAACAGCACCGGGCTGTCGAATCCCCCAGCTAACTTTACTGACGACGACGGCCCATCCAATAGCCCTAGCTCTGGCTCCGGATCACCCAACAGTGCAACTGCATCTGCTGCACTGAGTTGGATCTCTTTTGTGAGCTTACAGATTGGTGCgatgttttatttattcttgtAA